Proteins encoded by one window of Glycine soja cultivar W05 chromosome 15, ASM419377v2, whole genome shotgun sequence:
- the LOC114386632 gene encoding soyasapogenol B glucuronide galactosyltransferase-like, with protein sequence MGSLIVPGEHDHKLKLVSLPFVSTSHLIPVVDIARLFAIHGVDVTIITTTATAAIFQSSIDRDRDRGHAIRTHVVKFPCEQVGLPEGVESFNSNTPRDLVPKIYQGLTILQDQYQQLFHDLQPDFLFTDMFYPWTVDAAAKLGIPRLIYVSGGYLAHSSQNTIEQFSPHTKVDSDTESFLLPGLPHELKMTRLQLPDWLRAPTGYTYLMNMMKDSERKSYGSLLNTFYELEGDYEEHYKKAMGTKSWSVGPVSFWVNQDALDKADRGHAKEEQGEGEEGWLTWLDSKTENSVLYVSFGSMNKFPTPQLVEIAHALEDSDHDFIWVVRKKGESEDGEGNDFLQEFDKRVKASNKGYLIWGWAPQLLILEHHAIGAVVTHCGWNTIIESVNAGLPMATWPLFAEQFYNEKLLAEVLRIGVPVGAKEWRNWNEFGDEVVKREEIGNAIGVLMGGEESIEMRRRAKALSDAAKKAIQVGGSSHNNLKELIQELKSLKLQKANHKS encoded by the exons ATGGGCTCCTTGATTGTTCCAGGTGAACATGATCACAAACTAAAGCTTGTTTCTCTTCCCTTTGTATCAACCAGTCACCTCATTCCCGTAGTAGACATAGCTAGGCTCTTTGCCATTCATGGTGTTGATGTCACCATAATCACCACCACAGCCACTGCCGCCATTTTCCAAAGCTCTATCGATCGCGACCGTGACCGCGGCCACGCTATTAGAACCCACGTTGTCAAGTTCCCATGTGAACAAGTTGGGTTGCCAGAAGGAGTAGAGAGCTTCAACTCCAACACTCCTCGGGATTTGGTCCCCAAAATCTACCAGGGACTCACCATTCTCCAAGACCAATACCAACAACTCTTCCATGACTTGCAGCCTGATTTCTTGTTCACCGACATGTTCTACCCCTGGACTGTGGATGCTGCTGCTAAGTTGGGAATTCCACGGCTCATTTATGTTAGTGGAGGTTACCTTGCTCACTCTTCTCAGAACACAATTGAACAATTCTCACCTCACACCAAG GTAGATTCGGATACTGAGAGTTTTCTGCTTCCTGGATTGCCCCATGAATTGAAGATGACGCGTTTGCAGTTACCGGATTGGCTTAGAGCACCGACAGGTTATACTTATTTGATGAACATGATGAAAGACTCGGAGAGAAAGAGCTATGGATCGCTGTTGAATACTTTTTATGAGCTTGAGGGAGATTATGAGGAGCATTACAAGAAGGCCATGGGAACTAAAAGTTGGAGTGTTGGACCAGTTTCCTTTTGGGTGAACCAAGATGCTTTGGATAAGGCCGATAGAGGGCATGCCAAAGAAGAGCAAGGGGAAGGAGAAGAAGGGTGGCTCACATGGCTTGATTCCAAGACAGAGAACTCTGTTCTCTATGTGAGTTTTGGGAGCATGAACAAGTTCCCTACTCCTCAACTTGTTGAAATAGCTCATGCCCTTGAGGATTCAGACCATGATTTCATTTGGGTGGTTAGGAAAAAGGGTGAAAGTGAAGACGGGGAAGGCAATGACTTtctccaagagtttgataagAGAGTGAAAGCAAGCAACAAGGGGTATCTAATATGGGGTTGGGCACCACAACTTCTCATACTAGAGCATCATGCCATTGGAGCTGTGGTGACACACTGTGGATGGAACACAATAATCGAAAGTGTTAATGCTGGTTTGCCAATGGCTACTTGGCCTCTGTTTGCTGAGCAGTTTTACAATGAGAAGTTGCTGGCTGAGGTGCTGAGAATTGGGGTGCCAGTGGGGGCAAAGGAATGGAGGAATTGGAATGAGTTTGGAGATGAGGTGGTAAAAAGGGAAGAGATAGGAAATGCAATTGGTGTTTTGATGGGTGGTGAAGAGTCTATAGAAATGAGGAGAAGAGCAAAAGCACTTAGTGATGCTGCTAAGAAAGCTATTCAGGTTGGAGGGTCTTCTCACAACAATTTGAAAGAACTGATCCAGGAGTTGAAGTCACTCAAACTGCAGAAGGCCAACCACAAAAGTTAG